A genomic stretch from Arachis stenosperma cultivar V10309 chromosome 3, arast.V10309.gnm1.PFL2, whole genome shotgun sequence includes:
- the LOC130969807 gene encoding transcription factor MYB13-like, whose translation MVRTPSCDKSGLRKGTWTPEEDRKLIAYVTRYGSWNWRQLPKFAGLARCGKSCRLRWMNYLRPNLKRGNFTQEEEACIIKLHSKLGNRWSAIAAELPGRTDNEIKNHWHTTLKKRFQTNEEESETATKSKPKETTHQISAESNTTTTTTTTSPLSPLSSSSEFSSITSWDQSHNNNNKNNMVLEDDDFAFLDGSFWTEPYLAEILHEQETVVTVPSSTSNVFDPCEISVANENEELELSSNNSTSSLFDLEKEFGSFLIEPTMMESFWTQPCVSESDDVSHIPFMPPSSEYFTTLCGSDPWSTPSTTHLYDQHLSLFH comes from the exons ATGGTTAGAACACCTTCTTGTGACAAGAGTGGATTGAGGAAAGGTACTTGGACTCCTGAGGAAGATAGGAAGTTAATTGCCTATGTTACTAGGTATGGTAGCTGGAATTGGCGCCAATTGCCTAAGTTTGCAG gACTGGCTAGGTGTGGGAAAAGTTGTAGATTGAGGTGGATGAATTACCTAAGGCCTAATCTCAAAAGAGGGAACTTCACTCAAGAGGAAGAAGCTTGCATAATCAAATTGCATTCTAAACTTGGAAATAG ATGGTCTGCCATTGCTGCGGAACTACCTGGAAGAACTGATAACGAAATCAAGAATCATTGGCACACCACACTCAAGAAGCGCTTCCAAACCAATGAAGAAGAATCCGAAACCGCCACCAAATCCAAACCCAAAGAAACTACTCATCAGATCTCAGCAGAGAGCAacactactactactactactactacttcACCATTATCACCATTGTCATCTTCAAGTGAATTTTCCTCCATAACTTCCTGGGATCAAAgtcacaataataataataagaacaaTATGGTTCTTGAAGACGACGATTTCGCTTTTCTGGATGGAAGTTTCTGGACAGAACCATATCTGGCTGAAATCTTGCATGAACAAGAAACAGTAGTAACAGTGCCTAGTAGTACTAGCAATGTGTTTGATCCTTGTGAAATCTCAGTGGCCaatgaaaatgaagagttggaATTATCATCCAACAACAGTACGTCAAGTTTGTTTGATCTGGAGAAAGAGTTTGGGAGCTTCTTGATTGAACCAACAATGATGGAAAGTTTTTGGACCCAGCCATGTGTGTCTGAATCTGATGACGTGTCCCACATTCCTTTTATGCCTCCATCATCTGAATACTTTACAACGCTGTGTGGGTCAGATCCTTGGAGCACTCCAAGTACTACTCATTTGTATGATCAACATCTTAGCTTATTCCATTGA